From the Sulfuriferula nivalis genome, the window TTCACGTGAATGAAACTACTGAAAACATAGGTGCTCGTCGCTTGCATACGGTAATGGAGCGGTTGCTGGAAACGGTGTCGTTTGAAGCGCATCTGCATCAGACAGAAGCCGTGGAAATCGACGTGGATTTTGTAAATGCCAGACTTAATAATATTGCAGTGAGCGAGGATTTGGCGCGTTATGTGTTGTAATATGATCTCTACACGTCGCCACAGTTTTTATCACTAATATTGTTAAGGACCGCTATGAAGAACCAGCAGCAGACTCGATTTTCGTTATGTTCACGTAGTATGTTGCTGGGACTGATGTGTGTCCCATTTTTTTTGGCGGGTTGCAGTTCCTCCCATGGAGTTGATAAAGGCAAAACGCAAGTGGTGGCCAAAGTGAATGGCGAGGAAGTCACTGTTCATGAAGTTAATCAGTATATGTCGCACCTTACCCAGTTAGATGGCACACCAGAGCAAATGCGCAAGCAGGCTATTGATGCAGTGATCGATCAGCACTTGTTACAAACGGCAGCTAAACAGGCCAAACTGGATCGAGATGTGAATGTGGTGCAGGCTGAACTGGATAGCAAGAAGAATATATTGATTGATGCTTACAAAGCACGCCAATTTCATAGTGGCACAGCGCCTACCGATCAGCAAATTGCAGCTTATTATCAATCACATCCCGTATTGTTCAGTGACCGCAAGTTGTATCAGTTACAACAGTTACGTGTACAAAGCAGCGCTGAGAACCAGACTTCGTTACTGGCGCAATTGAAGCAAAGCGATAATATTGATGCATTTGTCCACTGGCTTGATGCGCAGCATATTCCGTACGATACCAGTAACACCACAAAAGCTCCGGAAGATATGAGCCCGTCTGAGCGCAGCCTGATTATGCAAATCAAGGTCGGTGAAGCGGCGATACTTAATCAGGATCAGGACAGCATTAGTATAGATTTATTGTTAGCCACGCAACCTCAACCCATTTCGCTCGCGCATGCGCAATTGCGGATACGTGACTTGCTGATAGCAGAGAGCGCGGCGCAACAAGTGGCATTGTGGTTGAAGCAGGCACGCCTTAATTCCAAAATAGTCTATACCGATATTGCGCAATAACTAGCAGGCTTTAAATTTCTACATCATTACTTGGTCGCCAGGATTTTGGGGCAGGCTGCCAAGTAACGCGAATATATGGGCGATCATGACCTGACAGATACAGTGCTGCTTGCGTAATCCAGCGCTGTGTGGGGGTTGGTTCTACAAAAGGGGTGGCGAATATCAGGCCAACTAAACCCAGCGCAATTAAACCGTAGTGAGCGCGAATTGGTGGGGCTTTGTGTAGCAAATAAATAAACACAAAACTGATAGTGCCGCCTAATAGCCAGCCCGCTATTGATTCCGACAAGGAATGAGCGTGTACCATAATTCGGGAAACCGCGATCAACGTGCCAAAACCAACTCCCAGTGCTATTGCGCCTAAACGCATCATTGCGGATGCTCTTTGCGTAAGCAGATAAAGCAATACTGGCGTGATCGACATTGCGCGTGTTACATGACCACTAAAGCCGGTAAAGTCATATTCACGACTACCTATTCCCCAGCCTATAAATGCAATTTTACTGGCGACAACAATGCTCATCGCACCTAAAAACAACAGCAGCCACCACATGGTTAACCGCCATGCCCGACCAGCTAGTAGCCAGCCAGTGATAGCTGTAGCCATCGGTGCAATAACACTGAAACTGGCTAAATTAGTAATAGTGGCCCAGAAAATCATGGAAGGAGTAGTGGCGGAATGACGGCTAACTTTAACCGAGAAAAGTCCTTAGAACAAGCGAGATATCAGCTATTTCGCATAAGGTGAGTTTTATGTGAGAGCTGGATTGTTATCTGGGTTGATAGCCTAGCTTTACTTACGATCTTGTCAGTAAATGGTCACTCAATATTCATTTATGGTCGAATATAAATGCTTAGAATTATTACAACTGCAATGTGATGTGCAGCTAATATTTTATTCATACGTTCGAGGTAAAAATGCAATCAACCAACCGTCTTATCAAAACATTGAGCGCAGCTGCTGTTGCGCTAACGAATAAGGTTAGATTGTGATCGCGAAGCGAGCCACAATCTGAACCGTTTGTTGGACAAGCCCGGCATGGCTGGGGCGGGTGTTGCTTGAGCGCTTATGGAAATATCTTTTTGACTATGCTGGCATAACTGGACGCGTTACGCATCCCACCCGCCATTTCACGACCTTCACGTTGCCATTGCAGCAACTTATTCTATTCAACTCACCGTTTTTAGTCGGCTTTTCGGGCATGTTAACCCAATTTCAGCCTTCTTCAGGGCGAGCACGGCCATACCTGCCTAGTCTGGCAGGTGGGCGGTGTGGGCTGGTTTAGCGCATGGTCTCCCACCCTGTGTCATCTGCTCTGTGTTCCCGTTTTATAGATGGGGCTGATGTGGCTAGCGGTATCGCTTTGATACGTGTGCGCACTATCTTCATCACCCCACCGCAACATTGGCAACGTATCGCTGGTCTGGGTTGCGCTGGCGGCGGATTGTTCCGTCGCCATAGGTGGGTCAGCTGTAGCTGGGTGAGTAGTTTGCTATTGGGATGCAGGTAGCCAAAGTTGCGGGCGCGGCGGTAGCCTTTGGGCAGAATGTGTTGCAGTATCAGTCGCAGGAAGGCTACACCACTCAAGGTACGGGTTTCCATTTGTTTGGTTTGGCTGTTCCGGTAACGGAAGGTGACCTGACCATGCCGGTCGGAGAGGATGTCTTTCTCCTGTATCACCCCCCGATACAGATAGCGCCCAAGGTAGATCAGAGCGTGCTGTCCAGTGCCGACGGCTTTGCAATCCACCACCCAATCGGTCGGGTAATCGTTTGGCAGGGTGAGTCCTGCTTGTCTGATGCCTGCCAGTAATTTGGCACGAAATACTTTGGCCAGGGCTTTGTGGTTAAACAGGTAGTTGCCGTGTTTATGACGCATGCGTCGCTGTTTGGGGTTAAAGGCGACAGCGGGCATGACGAGATGCACATGGGGGTGATAGTCCAGTCGGCGGTTATGGGTATGCAGTACAGTCACCGCCCCTGCGCTGCCGCGCAGCTTGTTGTCGTTTTGGCTGAAGGTGTTGACTGTTTCCCACGCGCAGCGTGTGATCAAGTCATACATGACGCGCTGATGTTGCCAGGCCAGTGTGCGCAACTGGGCGGGCACGGTGAAGGTGAGCATGAAGTAGTTGGCGGGGATGGATTTGTGTAATTGCTGGTCTATCCAGCGCTGTGATTCGTGCGCCTGGCAATGCGGGCAATGCCGATGACCGCAGGAATGTGGCAGGTAGCTGGGTGTTTGACAATCATCACAGGCAAGTTGCATCCTCGGGCTCATCTGGCTACGGCAGGTTTGAAAGGCGGTTAAGGCAGCTTGCTGGCTGGGCAATAGGTGATGACCGTGTTGTGCAAGCAGTTTAGCTGCGTAGGTTGCTACGATGTGCGCCAGTCTGATCATTTGACTTTGCCCCAATGAATGTGGAATTTCTCCATTAATTGATTAAGGCGAGTGTGTGCGCTCTGATGGCGTTGTTCGGTGAGGTGGGTGTAGCGGATGGTGGTGAGGATGGACTGGTGTCCGAGTATCTGCTGAATTTCGAGTAAATCGATGCCAGCTTCTATCAGGTGGGTGGCATAGCTGTGGCGCAGGCTGTGTGGTGTAATTCTTTTTTTAAGCCACAGTCACGGGTCACTTGACCCAAGGTGGTCTGGATACCACCACGATCCAGCGGGGTGCGTGCCAAGTGCGATTTGGCAAGACCGCCGTGTCGATTAGGAAAGAGCAAGCTTGGGTTGCGATGGGTGAGCCAGAAACGGCGCAATACCTGCAAGGTGTTCTCTGATAACGGCACCAATCGATCACGGTTGCCTTTGGCGTTGCGTACTTGCACCCGCATCCGATCCGCATCGATATCCCCTACCTGCAAGCGTAAGCCTTCGCCTAATCGTAAGCCCAGGCTGTAGAGGGTGAAGAAGAATACGCGGTAGCTCAATACGCGGGTGGCCATGAAGATTTGTTGTGCCTGGGCGACGGTAATGATGTCGGGCAGGCTATATGACTTGGGTGGTTTAACCAGATCCGCACCTGGCCAGGGTTGGCTGAGTACATGGGCATAATAGAACTTCAGTCCATACAGATCATGTTTGAGCGTACTCCATGAATGGGTATCCAGGATGCGAACAAAATAGTCGGTTAATTGTGGCTTGGTGAGCGCGTCTATCTGGTCATTAAAATACACCGCTGCGCGCCGTACGCCGTGTGAATACAAGGCGATGGTTTTAGGCTGCATGCCTCTGAGCTTGAGGCAATTCAGCAGTCGCTGGTGATTGTGCTCGAAGTGCGCGGGGATGGGTGTGGGGGCTGTCAATGTCGTCTCCTCGTGGTACAGTAATCAAAATTCCATTGCTGGGGGAGACGAAATTATGCTGCGTAATTTGATGGTTCGGGAATATTTCTCCGCGATAGCGGCTTCGTTCAACTTTAGGTCTTAGCGTTAGCCATGCCGGTGCTGCAGAAATCACTGGTGCAGGTAGTACATGGGTTTATCCTTTAATCAGCAAATGGAGTGCGCCTTACGCACAAGCTGAAAATGTTCAGGTAAATTACCAGGCTATTGGTTCTGGTGGTGGTATCAAACAAATCAAAGCGGGCACAGTTAATTTCGGCGCTAGTGATATGCCACTGAAACCAGAAGATCTGAAAGCATCGAATTTGATACAGTTCCCGACTGCGATTGCAGGTGAGGATATGATCATTAATCTGCCAGGTGTGAAACCAGGTGAATTAGTTCTCAGCGGTCCCGTGATTGCTAAAATTTACATGGGGGAAATCACCAAGTGGAATGACCCTGCTATCGTTGCGATGAACAAAGGTTTGAAATTACCTGACATGGTGATCACACCAGTACATCGTGCTGACGGTTCAGGTACAACTTTTACCTTTGCTAGTTACCTCTCTAAAGTGGATCCAAACTGGGAGTCTAAGGTAGGTGTTAATACTGCAGTTAATTGGGTGGGCGGTATTGGTGGTAAAGGTAATGATGGTGTTGCCGCCTTAGTTAATCAGGTTAAAGGTTCAATCGGATATGTTGAATATGCTTACATCCTTGAAAGCAAACTGAACTATGTACGTATGTATAACCAGGCTGGAAAATTGGTAAGCCCAAGTCTGAAAGGCTTCCAGGCAGCTGCTGCTAACGTTGACTTTACTAAAGCTGAAGATTTTTATGTCATCCTGACCAATCAGCCTGGTGCAGATAGCTGGCCTATATCAGGTTGCACATGGGAAATCCTGAAAAAAGATGCGCCTAAGGAAAGTAATGAAGCTGTAGTTAAATTCTTTACCTGGGGCTTCGAGCACGGTCAGGATTTGGCCAAATCAATTGCTTTCGGACCTCTACCTGAAAATACAGTGAGTACGATTAAAACATACTGGCATAGTCAGTTGGGTATTTGATTTAGCGTTGGTTTAATTAGTAATACTGAAACGCCACTTGATTTATCGGGTGGCGTTTTTTTTGGCTAACATGATGCATGATGGGGTCAATTCTAACATTCTTACATATTGCGCGCATTGGTAAGTCGGGATTGCCCGACGGCAAGTTACTTTCTCTTGCTTGCCCAAGAGAAAGTAACCAAAGAGAACGGCACCCCGCTGCACCAGTCCTGCGGACTGCCCACGTAACGTTAGTAAAATCGGGCGGCTGCGGAACTCGCGCTGCCCGCTCAGATAGTCCTCGCCGACTACCCCCGATTTTATTAACGTTACGTGGTGATGCAGGAGGGGGATGCTGCCGAGTTTAGAGTTTTGGATGTTAAATTAGTATTTTTTATTGTGATTATATAATCTCAATATCAGGCAGATGCTGAAACACTTCTTCTACGGTTTGATATTGGGTAAGTGTATTAATTATTAGCGGTAGAGGCTCGCTCCAGATTTCGGTGAAATCCCTCTCCGAGGTGTTTGTAATGTTGAAAGCTAAGGCTTCCATAGGTGGACTGAATTCAGCAGTGACACCTGACTTGTTACCTCGGGCGTCAATTCGATACCATCCGTACTGTTGGAGATAAACGGCGTTTAAGCCGTGAAGGCAGTAAGGTGGGCTGTTGCCATCGATAGATAATCGTTGGTAACACAGCCCTGCTGGAATACTATTGGCTCTAAGTAGCGCGGCTAATAGATGGCTTTTAGCGTAACAATAGCCTGTTCCATGTATTAAGACCTCAGATGCTTTGCATGTGACAGGGTTTTGACGGTAGTCCCAGCTGTGTTTGATGTGATCACGAACAAACTTGAAGCAACTTTCAGCTATCGCTTCATCTGAAGAATTAGCTGTTGCCAGTTCTTTGGCTTGTGTGAGTATGAGTGGATGTTGCCAGTCTATGTAGTCACTATGTTCAAGATATTGTTTCATGACTTGGGCCCGTGGGTGAGATACCCAATTACTCTACCACTTCAGCCTTAGGCTCCCGATTTAACAGCGCTTCAACTGCCGTCTTGGGCGCAACACCTTGATACAGTATTTGATATACGGCGTGAACGATGGGCATGTCTACGCCTAGTTGTTGTGCAAGTTGCTCGACTTCTTTGGTGGTGGTGACGCCCTCGGCGATGTGACCGAGGTCGCGGAGTATGGCTTCCAGGCTCATGCCTGCAGCCAGGCGCAAGCCGACCTGGCGATTACGGGAGAGGTCTGCGGTGGCGGTGAGGATTAGGTCGCCCATGCCAGTTAATCCCATGAAAGTTTCGGTGTGTCCACCTAATTTATGACCCAGACGCGTCATTTCTGCCAAGCTGCGTGAAATCAGTGCGGCGCGGGCGTTGTAGCCGAAGTGCAGGCCATCGGAGATGCCTGCGGCAATGGCGATGACATTTTTCAGCGCGCCGCCGACTTCTACACCAATCACATCGGTGCTGGTATATACACGTAAATGGTGGTTGTGTAACTGACTGGCGAGTGCGAGGGTTGCAGTTTGTTCGCTGGCTAAGGTGAGCGCAGTGGGTAGACCCGCAGCAACTTCTTTGGCGAAGCTGGGCCCTGAAAGCGCTCCGCGTGGGGTTGCGGCATTGAGTGTTTCATTGGCGATTTGATGCGGCAGTTTCATGGTGCCTGTTTCAAAGCCTTTGCATACCCAGATGACTGGGGTAGTGCCAACTTTATCTGCGATTTTGCTCAGCGTGCTGCGGAAGGCGCCGCTGGGAGTAGCGACTATAATTGCGTCGGCGTTGGCTATGCTGTCATTAAGGTCGCTGCTTAATTGGAGTTGAGGCGGCAGGTTCACATCGGGCAGATAGCGTGTGTTGCATTTATCTGCCTGCATTATTGCAATTTGTTCAGGGTTGCGTGCCCACAGGGTGACTTGGTGTCGTGGTGCAAAATTAACCGCAAGTGCGGTTCCCCATGCGCCAGCACCGAGTATGGCTAGTTTCATGTGCCCCATACCTGATTGAGTTTGATATAGCCTGTACTTTGATTAGGCAGGCGTACTTTTGCCCACTCACCACTATTTTCCAGCCAGACGAGTATTACGTTGGCGGCGACTTGCGCGGTGACAGGCGCGTTGTCGTTGGGAGTGTTGCGAATTGTGCTAGCACTGCGCACGACCAGCGTGCGTGTCGTGCTCAGTTGGTCCAGCGCTATCCATGCCATAGCTCCGCTGCTATCGCGCACTTTTGCCCAGCCGGTGATGATAACCACAACTTCTAACGGATAGCCTTTGCTTAATACAAATAAGCGTGTTGCTTCGGTCGAGGGTGCATCATACAAGACGGCCGCTGTATTTGCAGTAGAGCGGAAATCCAGTGCCTGTACCGGTAAGGCACAGAGCATGGCGATGGCGAATAGCAGACGGTACATGATTAATGCGTGGTTGCGCCGTTAGCGAGCTCTTGTTTTTGTTGCATGTACAAGGCTTCAAAGTTAACTGGATTCAAAATTACAGGTGGGAAACCGGCGCGGTTGACTAAGTCTGAAACGGTTTCACGCAAGTAAGGGAAAACAATATTCGGGCAGCCTATGCCAAGAACTGGATCCAGTTGCTCTGCAGGGATTTGTGCAATACGGAAAATGCCAGCCTGAGTAACTTCTACCAGGAACATGATTTTGTCGCCAACTTTAGCAGTAACAGTTGCGGTCAATGATGTTTCATAGACGTCTTCGGCGATTGGAGCGCTTTGGGTTGCTAATTGCACATCGATTTCTGGCGCTTCGCGTTCGAGGAATATATTGGGTGCGTTAGGGACTTCTAAAGAAGCGTCTTTGACGTATAGTTTTTCGATGGCAAATACTGCTTGTGGTTCCTGATCGCTCATGACGACTCCATAGTGTAAACAAAAATCTTATTTTAACCCGAATGCGTGACGAGGATAAGACGAAATTCAGGGGGATGATGACTAATTCAAGATTGTACGTCAGTGATAAATGTAGTAATGTGGCTACATTGTGTGATGCTAGGGGTTAGCTATGTCAGTTACAACATTATCTAGTCGTGAATTTAATCAGGATGCGAGTGGTGCCAAGAAGGCAGCAATGCAAGGCCCCGTGTTTATTACCGACCGAGGCAGGCCTGCGCATGTGTTATTGAGCATAGCAGATTATCAAAAAATGGTCGGAGGGGCTTCTAATATCGTCGATATGTTAGCGATGACTGCTGATGTCGAATTTGAGCCTGTACGCGCAGGTGGTCTATATCGTGCGGCGGATTTGAGCTGATGTTTTTGCTGGATACTAATGTCGTCTCAGAACTGCGACGCGCCAAAACAGGTAAGGCCGATCAGCATGTTGTTGCCTGGGCTGCTACTGTGCCACAAGCGGCATTGTATTTGTCTGCAATTAGCTTGTTAGAGCTGGAAATGGGAGTGTTGTCAGTGGCGCGGCGCGATGCGGCGCAGGGGGCGATGCTACGAGATTGGCTGGATGGTCATGTTTTGCCTGCGTTTGCAGGACGAATACTGGATGTGGATACAGCAGTGGCACTCTGTTGTGCGCGTTTGCCTGTGCCAGATCCATGCGCAGAACGCGATGCATTGATTGCAGCGACGGCTATCGTGCATGGAATGACGGTGGTGACGCGCAATGTTGCAGATTTTACGGCGACGGGAGCGGCGCTGTTTAACCCTTGGAATGTAGCAAAATGAATGCACAAAAAACATTCCAGCGTGTGCTGTGGAGTACATTGCTGCTTAAACTCGCACTGGCGTATTTCCTGCCTATGTCGGGTGATGAGGCTTATTTCATCGTATGGGCGCGGCATCTGGATTATGGCTATTACGATCATCCGCCTATGGTTGGGTGGATACTGTATGTCATGCGCTGGTTTGGCGATAGTGAAGTACTGATGCGTTTGCCTGCTGTTGTATTTTCAACCTTAATGGGTGCAGGTATTTATCGTCTGCTCAAATCATGGGATGCCGAGCGAGCGGCGTGGGTGGCAGTGGTTTTTCTGATCTCGCCTGTCAATATTCTCAATGTGCTCATTACTACCGATACGCCGTTAATATTCTTTGTATTTGTGTCTGTGTATATGATGGTGCGGGCGGTGCAGCAGGATAGGTTGAGTTACTACTTGTTGTCGGGCGTGGCGCTTGGGTTCGCATTTCTGTCCAAATATTTTGCCGTGCTATTAGGCTTAGCATATCTGGCCTTCGTCCTGTTTACGCCTGGATTGAAACGTCGCTGGCTGGGGTTGAGCGCGCTGGTATTGGCTTCCATGCCTGCGGTAGCAGTAAATGTGTATTGGAATTACACCCACTGCTGGGACAACATTTTGTTTAACTTATACAACCGCAACGAAGGGGCACAGTTCTCATTGGATAATGTGTGGCTGTACGTTGTGACCACGCTGTATCTGATGACACCACCACTTGTGTATTACGTCTGGAAACAGCGCGGTCAGATGATAGACAGTAGCATTACTAGGCGTATGTATGGGTTTGCATTCTGGTTGCCAATAACATTTTTTGCGCTGTTGTCGCTGAAAAAAACCATAGGATTACATTGGGTGCTGGCATTTTATCCATTCTTTTATCTGTGGCTGGCAGCAAAGTTAACTGCGGTGCAATGGCGCAAAACTGCTAAGTTCATGGCGTGGTTTACAGCCGTGCATGTGTTAATTGTGGCAGCGATTTTAGCTGCGCCCGCGAGTTGGTGGCAGCATAGCAAACTCTATAGTGGTTATGTTTTTAT encodes:
- a CDS encoding ArnT family glycosyltransferase translates to MNAQKTFQRVLWSTLLLKLALAYFLPMSGDEAYFIVWARHLDYGYYDHPPMVGWILYVMRWFGDSEVLMRLPAVVFSTLMGAGIYRLLKSWDAERAAWVAVVFLISPVNILNVLITTDTPLIFFVFVSVYMMVRAVQQDRLSYYLLSGVALGFAFLSKYFAVLLGLAYLAFVLFTPGLKRRWLGLSALVLASMPAVAVNVYWNYTHCWDNILFNLYNRNEGAQFSLDNVWLYVVTTLYLMTPPLVYYVWKQRGQMIDSSITRRMYGFAFWLPITFFALLSLKKTIGLHWVLAFYPFFYLWLAAKLTAVQWRKTAKFMAWFTAVHVLIVAAILAAPASWWQHSKLYSGYVFIMHNDDVIAQLRPYERDYLFAVDDYSNAAVIAYHANKEFFVFGAGSQHARQDDMNTDFRTMAGRNILTVDKSQPDLSKYTPYFQHVELRTVNVRGAVIYLVLGRGFDYPAYRAGVLAQVRDRYYRIPDFLPHTSCYFCDKYFADYACPR
- a CDS encoding transglutaminase-like domain-containing protein, translating into MKQYLEHSDYIDWQHPLILTQAKELATANSSDEAIAESCFKFVRDHIKHSWDYRQNPVTCKASEVLIHGTGYCYAKSHLLAALLRANSIPAGLCYQRLSIDGNSPPYCLHGLNAVYLQQYGWYRIDARGNKSGVTAEFSPPMEALAFNITNTSERDFTEIWSEPLPLIINTLTQYQTVEEVFQHLPDIEII
- a CDS encoding EpsD family peptidyl-prolyl cis-trans isomerase, producing MKNQQQTRFSLCSRSMLLGLMCVPFFLAGCSSSHGVDKGKTQVVAKVNGEEVTVHEVNQYMSHLTQLDGTPEQMRKQAIDAVIDQHLLQTAAKQAKLDRDVNVVQAELDSKKNILIDAYKARQFHSGTAPTDQQIAAYYQSHPVLFSDRKLYQLQQLRVQSSAENQTSLLAQLKQSDNIDAFVHWLDAQHIPYDTSNTTKAPEDMSPSERSLIMQIKVGEAAILNQDQDSISIDLLLATQPQPISLAHAQLRIRDLLIAESAAQQVALWLKQARLNSKIVYTDIAQ
- a CDS encoding IS91 family transposase, with product MIRLAHIVATYAAKLLAQHGHHLLPSQQAALTAFQTCRSQMSPRMQLACDDCQTPSYLPHSCGHRHCPHCQAHESQRWIDQQLHKSIPANYFMLTFTVPAQLRTLAWQHQRVMYDLITRCAWETVNTFSQNDNKLRGSAGAVTVLHTHNRRLDYHPHVHLVMPAVAFNPKQRRMRHKHGNYLFNHKALAKVFRAKLLAGIRQAGLTLPNDYPTDWVVDCKAVGTGQHALIYLGRYLYRGVIQEKDILSDRHGQVTFRYRNSQTKQMETRTLSGVAFLRLILQHILPKGYRRARNFGYLHPNSKLLTQLQLTHLWRRNNPPPAQPRPAIRCQCCGGVMKIVRTRIKAIPLATSAPSIKREHRADDTGWETMR
- a CDS encoding type II toxin-antitoxin system Phd/YefM family antitoxin, producing MSVTTLSSREFNQDASGAKKAAMQGPVFITDRGRPAHVLLSIADYQKMVGGASNIVDMLAMTADVEFEPVRAGGLYRAADLS
- the secB gene encoding protein-export chaperone SecB, with amino-acid sequence MSDQEPQAVFAIEKLYVKDASLEVPNAPNIFLEREAPEIDVQLATQSAPIAEDVYETSLTATVTAKVGDKIMFLVEVTQAGIFRIAQIPAEQLDPVLGIGCPNIVFPYLRETVSDLVNRAGFPPVILNPVNFEALYMQQKQELANGATTH
- a CDS encoding type II toxin-antitoxin system VapC family toxin, whose protein sequence is MFLLDTNVVSELRRAKTGKADQHVVAWAATVPQAALYLSAISLLELEMGVLSVARRDAAQGAMLRDWLDGHVLPAFAGRILDVDTAVALCCARLPVPDPCAERDALIAATAIVHGMTVVTRNVADFTATGAALFNPWNVAK
- a CDS encoding SH3 domain-containing protein — protein: MYRLLFAIAMLCALPVQALDFRSTANTAAVLYDAPSTEATRLFVLSKGYPLEVVVIITGWAKVRDSSGAMAWIALDQLSTTRTLVVRSASTIRNTPNDNAPVTAQVAANVILVWLENSGEWAKVRLPNQSTGYIKLNQVWGT
- a CDS encoding phosphatase PAP2 family protein, with amino-acid sequence MATAITGWLLAGRAWRLTMWWLLLFLGAMSIVVASKIAFIGWGIGSREYDFTGFSGHVTRAMSITPVLLYLLTQRASAMMRLGAIALGVGFGTLIAVSRIMVHAHSLSESIAGWLLGGTISFVFIYLLHKAPPIRAHYGLIALGLVGLIFATPFVEPTPTQRWITQAALYLSGHDRPYIRVTWQPAPKSWRPSNDVEI
- a CDS encoding NAD(P)H-dependent glycerol-3-phosphate dehydrogenase — protein: MKLAILGAGAWGTALAVNFAPRHQVTLWARNPEQIAIMQADKCNTRYLPDVNLPPQLQLSSDLNDSIANADAIIVATPSGAFRSTLSKIADKVGTTPVIWVCKGFETGTMKLPHQIANETLNAATPRGALSGPSFAKEVAAGLPTALTLASEQTATLALASQLHNHHLRVYTSTDVIGVEVGGALKNVIAIAAGISDGLHFGYNARAALISRSLAEMTRLGHKLGGHTETFMGLTGMGDLILTATADLSRNRQVGLRLAAGMSLEAILRDLGHIAEGVTTTKEVEQLAQQLGVDMPIVHAVYQILYQGVAPKTAVEALLNREPKAEVVE